From one Saccharomyces cerevisiae S288C chromosome XVI, complete sequence genomic stretch:
- the RLF2 gene encoding Rlf2p (Largest subunit (p90) of the Chromatin Assembly Complex (CAF-1); chromatin assembly by CAF-1 is important for multiple processes including histone H3/H4 tetramerization, silencing at telomeres, mating type loci and rDNA, maintenance of kinetochore structure, deactivation of DNA damage checkpoint after DNA repair, chromatin dynamics during transcription, and repression of divergent noncoding transcription), whose translation MEQHLKSIPLQDDTKKKGILSFFQNTTTVKSNKFLTKEKDVITLDDPKEDVSGPMIETVKQETMKSINKECADEMKTTPKKANAEDKLLCYKNSPIQSTKYDRNTNKQVPNGNIIAIETKSRSSSPCSKRELSSSKKEEAKREKELKKQQRAEEKHRKELLRQEEKKKKELKVEEERQRRAELKKQKEEEKRRKEEARLEAKRRKEEERLKKEEEIRLKEEAKERAQSRIGNFFKKLSDSNTPVVEKSDYEKFFLPFYAKDGVRVSNKWKLTKVELEGSKRKIDDELLNSKDKTSSDDLLNWLQSRRLPRGHKIKRKAVDVLQQMPLKEKTDDELQSLLAQVPHKYIKFYENVRPPFIGTYSMDFTLPPNDPFSTKGTGFNYDYDSDVEWVNEEEEGEVDNLESGEEEEEEEDDEDVPSEGEFDGFLDSEENSDLDGLPCAKRKFVGPLIPTICLKSNFENLSEENKRYLQQLKAEVIIETDGPIDPFKEPKTSSLPSKRSNSDLQAQTASQSQSPEKKQKAMITDPMDLLRLFDGVQDSTFSLGTVTEIAQKNLPQYNKQTIKNTIKEYAIRSSGKGDLPRKWVIKDAQNWENLRANANMPTPSL comes from the coding sequence ATGGAGCAACATCTCAAATCAATTCCTCTACAGGACGACACTAAGAAAAAAGGCATACTATCTTTTTTCCAGAATACAACTACGGTAAAGAGTAATAAGTTTCTCACGAAAGAGAAGGATGTCATCACTCTAGATGATCCTAAAGAGGATGTCAGTGGACCTATGATAGAAACTGttaaacaagaaaccaTGAAAAGCATCAATAAAGAGTGTGCAGATGAAATGAAAACGACACCTAAGAAGGCCAATGCTGAAGACAAGCTTTTATGCTACAAAAATTCACCCATACAAAGTACAAAATACGATAGAAACACCAACAAACAAGTACCCAATGGAAATATAATAGCTATCGAGACAAAAAGCAGAAGCTCTTCTCCATGCTCTAAGAGAGAACTTTCCTCAtcgaaaaaggaagaagctaaaagagaaaaggaaCTAAAAAAGCAGCAACGTGCAGAAGAGAAACACAGAAAAGAGTTATTACGacaagaagagaaaaagaaaaaagagctAAAGGTAGAAGAGGAAAGACAAAGGCGTGCTGAGctgaaaaagcaaaaggaagaggaaaagcGTAGAAAGGAAGAAGCCAGATTAGAAgccaaaagaagaaaagaggaggaaagattgaaaaaggaGGAGGAAATAcgtttgaaagaagaagccaAGGAAAGAGCACAATCCCGTATTGGTAACTTCTTTAAAAAACTAAGCGATTCTAATACGCCTGTGGTTGAAAAGTCGgattatgaaaaattttttctacCTTTCTATGCTAAAGATGGAGTTAGAGTCAGTAATAAGTGGAAACTAACAAAAGTGGAGCTGGAAGGtagcaaaagaaaaatagatGATGAATTACTGAACAGTAAAGATAAAACAAGTAGTGACGACTTATTGAATTGGTTACAGTCTAGAAGATTACCTAGAGGACATAAAATTAAACGTAAAGCTGTTGACGTTCTACAGCAAATGCCTTTGAAGGAGAAAACAGACGATGAGCTCCAATCTTTACTTGCACAAGTTCCGcacaaatatataaaattcTACGAAAATGTTAGACCTCCGTTTATCGGAACCTATTCTATGGACTTTACTTTGCCACCAAACGATCCCTTTTCTACGAAAGGTACTGGATTCAATTATGATTACGATTCTGACGTTGAATGGgttaatgaagaagaagaaggcgAAGTCGATAACTTAGAAAGTGGTgaagaggaggaggaggaggaagatgatgaagacgtACCTAGCGAAGGAGAGTTTGACGGGTTTCTAGACAGCGAAGAAAACAGTGATTTGGATGGCCTACCCTGCGCCAAGAGAAAATTTGTAGGCCCATTGATACCAACAATATGCCTAAAAtccaattttgaaaacttaTCAGAGGAAAATAAACGATACTTACAACAACTCAAGGCCGAAGTTATCATAGAAACCGACGGGCCAATCGATCCATTCAAAGAACCCAAAACATCGTCTCTACCATCCAAAAGAAGTAATTCCGACTTACAGGCACAGACCGCTAGCCAATCTCAAAGTCccgaaaagaaacaaaaagcAATGATTACAGACCCCATGGACTTACTTCGACTTTTTGATGGGGTTCAAGACAGCACGTTTTCTTTGGGTACTGTGACTGAAATAGCACAGAAAAATTTGCCGCAATACAACAAACAAACAATTAAAAACACCATAAAGGAATATGCCATAAGAAGTTCTGGAAAGGGTGATTTGCCCCGCAAATGGGTAATCAAAGACGCACAAAACTGGGAGAATCTTCGAGCCAATGCAAATATGCCAACCCCGTCTTTGTAA
- the ATP20 gene encoding F1F0 ATP synthase subunit g (Subunit g of the mitochondrial F1F0 ATP synthase; reversibly phosphorylated on two residues; unphosphorylated form is required for dimerization of the ATP synthase complex, which in turn determines oligomerization of the complex and the shape of inner membrane cristae), giving the protein MLSRIQNYTSGLVSKANLLSSKALYYGKVGAEISKQIYLKEGLQPPTVAQFKSVYSNLYKQSLNFALKPTEVLSCLKNIQKNELLKYGAYGIQLIGFYSVGEIIGRRKLVGYKHH; this is encoded by the coding sequence ATGCTAAGCAGGATCCAAAATTATACCAGTGGGTTGGTTTCTAAAGCAAATCTTTTGTCATCAAAGGCTTTATACTATGGTAAAGTCGGTGCCGAGATTTCAAAACAGATTTATTTAAAAGAGGGTCTTCAACCACCAACTGTTGCCCAGTTCAAATCAGTGTATTCGAACCTTTATAAGCAGAGCCTAAACTTTGCTCTAAAGCCTACAGAAGTTTTATCGTGTTTAAAAAACATCCAAAAGAATGAACTATTAAAATATGGCGCATATGGTATTCAGTTGATAGGGTTTTATTCTGTCGGTGAAAtaattggaagaagaaaattagtGGGATATAAACATCACTAA
- the DSS4 gene encoding guanine nucleotide exchange factor DSS4 (Guanine nucleotide dissociation stimulator for Sec4p; functions in the post-Golgi secretory pathway; binds zinc, found both on membranes and in the cytosol) produces MSKATCSFEGCHSAVITINDDNIINLPEQVHSEFKLLENRTMRDATPSESNFLVVPDVWDFDNVGVSREIPSSILGDLSDKSDFVFEYGNSSWKIKKCLKYLICADCDKGPIGIICKVQDQTKNEERVLHLLSLRSLQIMGRN; encoded by the coding sequence ATGAGCAAGGCTACGTGTTCCTTTGAGGGCTGTCATAGTGCAGTTATTACCATCAACGATGATAACATAATAAACTTACCAGAGCAGGTGCACAGCGAATTCAAGTTGCTGGAAAACAGAACTATGCGAGATGCTACCCCCAGCGAGAGCAACTTCTTGGTCGTCCCTGATGTTTGGGACTTTGATAATGTTGGTGTATCTAGAGAAATTCCTTCTTCTATATTAGGGGATTTGAGTGATAAGAGTGATTTTGTCTTTGAGTATGGTAATTCCAGCTGGAAGATTAAAAAGTgcttgaaatatttgatatgCGCTGATTGTGATAAAGGTCCTATTGGAATAATATGTAAGGTGCAAGATCAGAcaaagaatgaagaaagagTTTTGCATCTACTAAGCTTGCGAAGCCTTCAAATTATGGGAAGGAATTAG
- the MCM4 gene encoding MCM DNA helicase complex subunit MCM4 (Essential helicase component of heterohexameric MCM2-7 complexes; MCM2-7 complexes bind pre-replication complexes on DNA and melt DNA prior to replication; forms an Mcm4p-6p-7p subcomplex; shows nuclear accumulation in G1; homolog of S. pombe Cdc21p) yields MSQQSSSPTKEDNNSSSPVVPNPDSVPPQLSSPALFYSSSSSQGDIYGRNNSQNLSQGEGNIRAAIGSSPLNFPSSSQRQNSDVFQSQGRQGRIRSSASASGRSRYHSDLRSDRALPTSSSSLGRNGQNRVHMRRNDIHTSDLSSPRRIVDFDTRSGVNTLDTSSSSAPPSEASEPLRIIWGTNVSIQECTTNFRNFLMSFKYKFRKILDEREEFINNTTDEELYYIKQLNEMRELGTSNLNLDARNLLAYKQTEDLYHQLLNYPQEVISIMDQTIKDCMVSLIVDNNLDYDLDEIETKFYKVRPYNVGSCKGMRELNPNDIDKLINLKGLVLRSTPVIPDMKVAFFKCNVCDHTMAVEIDRGVIQEPARCERIDCNEPNSMSLIHNRCSFADKQVIKLQETPDFVPDGQTPHSISLCVYDELVDSCRAGDRIEVTGTFRSIPIRANSRQRVLKSLYKTYVDVVHVKKVSDKRLDVDTSTIEQELMQNKVDHNEVEEVRQITDQDLAKIREVAAREDLYSLLARSIAPSIYELEDVKKGILLQLFGGTNKTFTKGGRYRGDINILLCGDPSTSKSQILQYVHKITPRGVYTSGKGSSAVGLTAYITRDVDTKQLVLESGALVLSDGGVCCIDEFDKMSDSTRSVLHEVMEQQTISIAKAGIITTLNARSSILASANPIGSRYNPNLPVTENIDLPPPLLSRFDLVYLVLDKVDEKNDRELAKHLTNLYLEDKPEHISQDDVLPVEFLTMYISYAKEHIHPIITEAAKTELVRAYVGMRKMGDDSRSDEKRITATTRQLESMIRLAEAHAKMKLKNVVELEDVQEAVRLIRSAIKDYATDPKTGKIDMNLVQTGKSVIQRKLQEDLSREIMNVLKDQASDSMSFNELIKQINEHSQDRVESSDIQEALSRLQQEDKVIVLGEGVRRSVRLNNRV; encoded by the coding sequence ATGTCTCAACAGTCTAGCTCTCCAACAAAAGAGGATAATAACTCCAGCTCCCCCGTTGTGCCTAATCCTGATTCTGTTCCACCACAGCTTTCTTCCCCAGCTCTATTTTATAGCTCCTCTTCATCACAAGGTGATATCTATGGTCGCAACAATAGCCAGAACTTAAGTCAGGGAGAGGGAAACATCAGAGCTGCTATAGGTTCTTCTCCACTAAATTTTCCATCTTCTTCCCAAAGACAAAATTCCGATGTTTTCCAATCTCAAGGCAGACAGGGCAGAATTCGTTCTTCTGCGAGCGCTTCTGGAAGGTCTAGATATCATTCTGATCTGAGAAGTGATAGAGCACTGCCtacttcttcctcttctttagGCCGTAATGGTCAAAACCGTGTACACATGCGAAGAAATGATATTCATACATCTGATTTATCCTCTCCAAGAAGAATTGTGGATTTTGATACTAGATCCGGCGTGAATACTTTGGatacttcttcttcttctgctccTCCATCGGAAGCCAGTGAACCCTTGAGAATAATTTGGGGTACCAACGTCAGTATCCAGGAATGTACAACTAATTTTcgtaattttttgatgtcTTTCAAGTATAAATTCCGTAAAATATTGGATGAAAGGGAGGAATTCATTAACAATACTACCGACGAAGAACTATACTATATCAAGCAGCTTAATGAAATGAGAGAACTTGGTACCTCTAATTTAAACTTGGATGCTAGAAACTTACTTGCTTACAAGCAAACAGAAGACTTATACCATCAACTATTAAATTATCCTCAAGAAGTGATTTCTATCATGGATCAAACTATCAAGGACTGTATGGTTTCCTTAATAGTAGACAACAATTTGGATTACGATTTAGATGAAATAGAGACCAAGTTTTATAAAGTAAGGCCTTACAATGTAGGTTCTTGTAAAGGTATGCGCGAATTGAATCCAAAtgatattgataaattgATAAACTTAAAGGGTCTTGTCCTGAGATCAACTCCGGTTATCCCTGATATGAAGGTAGcgtttttcaaatgcaaCGTCTGCGATCATACAATGGCAGTGGAAATTGATAGAGGAGTTATACAAGAGCCCGCTAGGTGTGAACGTATTGATTGTAATGAACCCAATTCCATGTCACTGATTCACAACAGGTGTTCATTCGCAGATAAACAAGTCATTAAGTTACAGGAAACTCCAGACTTTGTGCCTGATGGACAAACGCCTCACTCTATCTCATTATGTGTTTACGATGAATTAGTGGATTCTTGCAGGGCGGGCGATCGTATTGAGGTGACTGGCACGTTCAGGTCCATCCCCATTAGAGCTAATTCCAGGCAACGCGTACTAAAGTCGTTGTATAAAACATACGTCGATGTGGTCCACgttaaaaaagtttcagATAAGAGGTTAGACGTCGATACTTCTACTATTGAACAAGAATTAATGCAGAACAAGGTAGATCATAACGAGGTCGAAGAAGTAAGACAAATTACTGATCAGGATTTAGCAAAAATTCGCGAGGTTGCGGCAAGAGAAGATTTATACAGTTTATTAGCCCGCTCTATTGCCCCAAGTATTTACGAGCTAGAAGATGTCAAGAAGGGTATATTACTTCAGCTATTTGGCGGCACGAATAAAACCTTTACCAAGGGTGGCCGTTATAGAGGTGACATAAATATTTTACTTTGTGGGGATCCTTCTACTTCCAAATCGCAAATTTTGCAATACGTTCACAAAATTACTCCTCGTGGTGTGTATACTTCGGGTAAAGGTTCATCTGCCGTTGGTTTAACTGCTTATATTACAAGGGATGTCGACACAAAACAACTTGTTTTGGAAAGTGGTGCATTAGTATTGTCTGATGGAGGTGTTTGTTGTATTGACGAGTTTGATAAAATGAGTGATTCTACAAGGTCCGTCTTGCACGAAGTCATGGAACAGCAGACTATTTCAATCGCAAAAGCGGGAATTATCACAACACTTAATGCCAGAAGTTCTATTTTGGCCAGTGCTAACCCAATTGGTTCACGCTACAACCCCAATTTGCCTGTGactgaaaatattgatctACCGCCCCCACTACTTTCGAGATTCGATCTGGTCTATCTTGTCCTTGATAAGGTTGATGAGAAAAATGACAGAGAACTAGCCAAACACTTAACAAATCTTTACCTGGAAGATAAGCCCGAACATATTTCTCAAGACGACGTGCTACCAGTTGAATTTTTAACGATGTATATTAGTTATGCAAAGGAGCACATACACCCAATAATCACCGAGGCCGCTAAGACTGAGCTTGTTCGTGCTTATGTAGGAATGAGAAAGATGGGTGACGATTCGAGATCCGATGAGAAGAGAATCACAGCTACCACAAGACAACTTGAAAGTATGATTCGTTTGGCTGAGGCGCACGccaaaatgaaattgaaaaacgTCGTAGAGCTGGAGGATGTTCAAGAAGCCGTTAGATTAATTAGATCAGCCATAAAAGATTATGCAACAGACCCTAAAACCGGTAAAATCGACATGAATTTAGTTCAAACAGGTAAATCAGTTATTCAGAGAAAACTACAGGAGGATTTGTCAAGGGAAATTATGAATGTTTTGAAGGATCAGGCATCAGACTCAATGTCATTCAATGAGCTTATAAAACAAATCAATGAACACTCTCAAGATAGAGTTGAGTCTTCTGATATCCAGGAAGCCTTGTCAAGATTGCAACAAGAGGACAAGGTCATTGTCCTTGGCGAGGGTGTAAGGAGATCAGTTCGCCTGAATAACCGTGTCTGA
- the AGC1 gene encoding citrin (Mitochondrial amino acid transporter; acts both as a glutamate uniporter and as an aspartate-glutamate exchanger; involved in nitrogen metabolism and nitrogen compound biosynthesis; human homolog SLC25A13 complements yeast null mutant) yields MEQINSNSRKKKQQLEVFKYFASVLTKEDKPISISNGMLDMPTVNSSKLTAGNGKPDTEKLTGELILTYDDFIELISSSKTIYSKFTDHSFNLNQIPKNVFGCIFFAIDEQNKGYLTLNDWFYFNNLLEYDNYHLIILYEFFRKFDVENLKAKQKKELGSSSFNLKAADDRIKSINYGNRFLSFDDLLLNLNQFKDTIRLLHESIDDNFVKDNKLLLDWNDFRFLKFYKCYHENEEYLSLNSLVTILQNDLKNEKIFIGFDRLAQMDSQGHRLALSKNQLTYLLRLFYSHRVSADIFSSLNLSNTELLKADNNSIPYNVFKDIFYLFQNFDLLNQIFHKYVTENNLNEQDIREQIVTKNDFMTVLNAQYNKVNNIIEFSPSQINLLFSIVANSKENRRLRKRNQDRDDELLNDHHYDSDIDFFIHNEYLHGVSRSRKNLESFNDYYHDLSDGFDQDSGVKKASKASTGLFESVFGGKKDKATMRSDLTIEDFMKILNPNYLNDLVHQMELQKNQNESLYINYYFYPIFDSLYNFSLGSIAGCIGATVVYPIDFIKTRMQAQRSLAQYKNSIDCLLKIISREGIKGLYSGLGPQLIGVAPEKAIKLTVNDFMRNRLTDKNGKLSLFPEIISGASAGACQVIFTNPLEIVKIRLQVQSDYVGENIQQANETATQIVKKLGLRGLYNGVAACLMRDVPFSAIYFPTYAHLKKDLFDFDPNDKTKRNRLKTWELLTAGAIAGMPAAFLTTPFDVIKTRLQIDPRKGETKYNGIFHAIRTILKEESFRSFFKGGGARVLRSSPQFGFTLAAYELFKGFIPSPDNKLKSREGRKRFCIDDDAGNEETVVHSNGELPQQKFYSDDRKHANYYYKSCQIAKTFIDLDNNFSRFDSSVYKNFQEHLRSING; encoded by the coding sequence ATGGAGCAAATCAATTCGAACagtagaaaaaagaagcaacaATTGGAAGtattcaaatattttgcaAGTGTCCTTACAAAAGAGGACAAGCCTATTAGTATCAGTAATGGTATGTTAGATATGCCGACAGTGAACTCCAGTAAACTCACAGCAGGAAATGGGAAACCTGACACGGAGAAGCTTACAGGAGAACTAATTTTAACATACGACGATTTCATTGAACTGATATCTAGCTCAAAGACTATTTATTCGAAGTTTACGGACCATTCGTTCAATTTGAACCAGATACCCAAGAACGTTTTCGGGTGTATTTTCTTCGCTATTGATGAACAAAACAAGGGATATCTGACGCTTAATGATTGGTTTTattttaataatttattaGAATATGATAATTATCATCTCATTATTCTATATGAGTTCTTTAGGAAATTTGATGTAGAGAATTTGAAggcaaaacaaaaaaaagagcttGGTAGTTCGTCGTTTAATTTAAAGGCTGCAGATGATCGAATTAAGTCAATTAATTATGGTAACAGATTTCTAAGCTTTGATgatcttcttttgaatcTGAACCAATTCAAAGATACTATCCGCCTGTTGCACGAATCTATTGATGATAATTTTGTTAAAGATAACAAATTACTACTTGATTGGAATGACTTTCGatttctgaaattttacaaatgttatcatgaaaatgaagagtATTTGAGTTTAAACTCTCTGGTCACgattttacaaaatgatcttaagaatgaaaaaatatttataggTTTTGATAGGTTGGCACAGATGGACTCACAAGGGCATCGTTTAGCCCTAAGCAAAAATCAACTCACCTATCTTCTAAGGTTATTTTACTCTCACAGGGTGTCTGCAGATATATTTTCCTCCTTGAATCTATCAAACACCGAATTACTAAAAGCGGACAATAATTCCATTCCGTACAATGTATTCAAggatatattttatttatttcaaaattttgaccTACTGAACCAAATATTTCACAAGTATGTTACTGAAAATAATTTGAATGAGCAGGATATTAGGGAACAAATAGTTACTAAAAATGACTTTATGACAGTTTTAAACGCCCAGTATAACAAAGTAAACAATATCATTGAGTTCTCTCCTTCCCAAATCAACCTACTATTTTCTATCGTCGCAAATTCAAAGGAAAACAGAAGATTAAGAAAGAGAAATCAAGATCGAGATGACGAGCTATTAAATGATCACCATTATGATTCagatattgatttttttatccatAATGAGTATTTGCATGGAGTAAGCAGATCcagaaaaaatttagaaagTTTTAATGACTATTATCATGATCTCTCGGATGGATTTGACCAAGACTCTGGTGTTAAAAAAGCTTCAAAAGCGAGTACTGGCTTGTTTGAATCTGTATTTGGAggtaaaaaagataaagcAACGATGCGTTCTGACTTAACAATTGAAGATttcatgaaaattttgaaccCAAATTACCTGAACGACTTAGTTCACCAAATGgaattgcaaaaaaatcaaaatgaGTCATTGTATATTAATTACTACTTTTATCCAATTTTCGATTCGTTGTACAATTTCTCCTTGGGTTCTATTGCGGGTTGTATTGGTGCAACTGTAGTATACCCAATAGACTTTATAAAAACAAGGATGCAAGCCCAAAGATCTTTAGCCCAATACAAAAACTCAATTGATTGTTTGTTGAAGATTATATCCCGCGAAGGAATAAAAGGTCTCTACTCTGGCTTAGGGCCACAATTAATAGGAGTTGCTCCTGAAAAGGCGATAAAATTGACTGTCAATGATTTTATGAGAAACAGGTTGACTGATAAAAACGGCAAGCTAAGCCTTTTTCCTGAAATTATTTCTGGCGCTTCAGCTGGTGCATGTCAAGTTATATTTACTAATCCGTTAGAGATTGTAAAAATTAGGCTACAGGTCCAATCCGACTATGTTGGTGAAAACATACAACAAGCCAATGAAACTGCCACTCAAATAGTCAAAAAATTAGGACTGAGGGGCTTGTACAATGGTGTAGCCGCATGTTTAATGAGAGATGTTCCATTCTCTGCTATTTATTTTCCCACTTATGCacatttaaaaaaagatctctttgattttgatcCAAATGATAAAACAAAGAGGAATCGATTAAAAACATGGGAGCTTTTAACTGCCGGTGCCATTGCTGGTATGCCAGCTGCCTTCTTGACTACTCCTTTTGATGTTATAAAAACAAGGCTCCAGATAGATCCTCGAAAAGGTGAGACAAAGTATAACGGTATATTTCATGCTATCCGAACTATCTTAAAGGAAGAGAGCTTTAGaagctttttcaaaggtgGTGGAGCCCGTGTCCTAAGAAGTTCTCCCCAATTTGGGTTCACTCTGGCCGCCTATGAATTATTCAAGGGCTTTATTCCCTCCCCCGATAACAAATTAAAAAGCAGAGAGGGTAGGAAGAGATTTTGTATCGATGACGACGCAGGCAATGAAGAGACAGTAGTTCATAGTAACGGTGAACTCCCACAGCAAAAGTTTTACTCTGATGATAGAAAACATGCCAATTATTACTATAAAAGCTGTCAAATTGCGAAAACATTCATTGATTTGGACAATAACTTTTCTAGGTTTGACTCTTCAGTTTATAAAAACTTTCAAGAGCACCTAAGAAGCATTAACGGgtga